The genome window CAACAGGCAGGAAGTTCGTGAGTTTGGTGCAACAACCAGAGAACTTCTCATGCTGGCTGACTGGCTCAAAGACAGCGGCTGTGAAATGACCGCAATGGAGAGCACCGCTTCGTATTGGAAGCCTCTGTATAACATCCTTGAATCTTCTGACCTGAAAGCCATGGTGGTAAATGCCCGCCATATGAAGGCTGTTCCCGGGAGAAAAACGGATGTAAAGGATGCTGAATGGATTGCTGACCTTCTTCAGCATGGTCTGTTACGGCCCAGCTATATCCCAGATAAAGACCAGCGGGAACTGCGGGAGCTTGTCCGCTACCGCAAAAGCCTTGTCGCAGAGCGAACCCGGGAACTGAACCGGCTCCAAAAGATGCTGGAAGGTGCAAATATCAAGCTTTCCGGAACTGTCACCGATATCAATGGTAAAAGCGCACGCAGTATCCTCGAATATCTGCTCACGGGTAAATCCATTGACGGTGCAAAGTACGATGAAATGTATGACAAAAAAATTATTGCGCATAATCTCAAAGCAACAAAGGAGCAGATTGTGGACGACCTCAATGGTTTCATGTCCCCGCTTCAGCGCAGGATGATGAAGGAACTCCTGAACCATCTGGATGAATTGAATATCCATATCAAGAATCTTGATGGTGAGATAGACAATTTTATGAAGCCGGAGGAAAAGGAAGCATCAGCTGCCATTCAGGATGTTACCGGGATTGGAAATACCAGCGCTCAGGCAATCATTTCCGTGATCGGCACAGACATGGAACGTTTTCCCACGGATGCCCATATTTCTTCATGGGCAGGCCTATGTCCCGGAGACAATGAAAGCGCAAAGAAGCGAAAATCCGGTAAAACAAGGAAAGGGAATGCCCTTCTCCGAACCACCTTAATTACCTGTGCGCATGCAGCTGTTAAGAATAAAAAGTCCTACTTTTATGCGCAATTTATGCGGATCAGTTCACATCGGGGACCGAAACGTGCCTACGTTGCTGTCGCTCATTCCATGCTGATAGCAATTTATCATATCCTCAAGGATAGTGTAGTTTTCAAAGATCTCGGTGCCGAATACTATAATCAGTT of Roseburia hominis contains these proteins:
- a CDS encoding IS110 family transposase — its product is MMDKIYDNCCGIDVHKKLIVACLRKGNRQEVREFGATTRELLMLADWLKDSGCEMTAMESTASYWKPLYNILESSDLKAMVVNARHMKAVPGRKTDVKDAEWIADLLQHGLLRPSYIPDKDQRELRELVRYRKSLVAERTRELNRLQKMLEGANIKLSGTVTDINGKSARSILEYLLTGKSIDGAKYDEMYDKKIIAHNLKATKEQIVDDLNGFMSPLQRRMMKELLNHLDELNIHIKNLDGEIDNFMKPEEKEASAAIQDVTGIGNTSAQAIISVIGTDMERFPTDAHISSWAGLCPGDNESAKKRKSGKTRKGNALLRTTLITCAHAAVKNKKSYFYAQFMRISSHRGPKRAYVAVAHSMLIAIYHILKDSVVFKDLGAEYYNQFNKERKINAYLKKLKALGWEAPVVAT